The following proteins are encoded in a genomic region of Flammeovirga agarivorans:
- a CDS encoding NAD(P)H-dependent oxidoreductase, producing MAIINSLKWRAAVRKFDTSKKVNAQDIETLLEAGNLTATSMGLQPFKIIVIQNEALQQELVPLSYHQQQVGDASHLLVFAIETEIGKESIDQYIQRAMDIRNVPYSSLEGYHQSVSGYISQMDEKTKKDWATKQAYIALGTVMTAAAELHIDSCAMEGFDTQAYQEKLGLDKKNLLPVVILPIGYRSDEDTNSKLPKVRKNRDEFVIEMIEPTSVSL from the coding sequence ATGGCTATTATTAATTCTTTAAAATGGAGAGCTGCTGTAAGAAAGTTTGATACTTCTAAAAAAGTAAATGCTCAAGACATCGAAACACTTTTAGAAGCAGGAAACCTTACTGCTACTTCAATGGGATTACAACCATTCAAAATAATTGTAATACAAAATGAGGCACTGCAACAAGAACTTGTTCCTCTTTCTTATCATCAGCAACAAGTTGGAGATGCATCTCATTTGCTGGTTTTTGCTATTGAAACAGAAATTGGTAAAGAGAGTATCGATCAATACATTCAAAGAGCAATGGATATTAGAAATGTGCCTTATTCCTCACTGGAAGGGTATCATCAATCTGTGTCTGGATATATTTCACAAATGGATGAGAAAACAAAAAAAGACTGGGCCACAAAACAAGCTTATATAGCCCTTGGTACTGTAATGACAGCTGCTGCTGAACTACATATCGATTCTTGTGCAATGGAGGGGTTTGACACACAAGCTTATCAAGAAAAGTTAGGTCTAGATAAGAAGAACCTTTTACCTGTAGTTATTCTTCCAATTGGGTATAGATCTGATGAAGATACAAATTCTAAACTACCTAAAGTAAGAAAGAATAGAGATGAGTTTGTCATTGAAATGATTGAACCTACATCTGTCTCTCTATAA
- a CDS encoding alkyl/aryl-sulfatase encodes MKNRPINSILYTFLALLMLLVSSCQTSKDNVDDQKAEHPNITKLKEQSKEFQPEIIQLNEHVYVAVGYDGSNTSMIIGKDGIIIIDALRALGAAEIVANKFREISDKPIKALIYTHGHQDHTGGASAFIGDTKGVTIIARNGFKEELQENSPVKPILRKRNARQFGRDLPEEDIINRGVTAGVTSNDRVGKGYIQPNLTFDDSLKVTYAGIDLHIYAVNGETNDGLYVWTPSQTTLFVGDNYYHAFPNLYAIRGSQYRDVQAWGKAIKEMNTFHADYLVPGHTRPLAGRDKIYKNLHNYGEAILFVFNKTIECMNKGYSLEQTVEHVQLPDSLKNSPNLQEFYGSVPWGVRSIFTHYVGWFDGNPTHLYPLSSVQEAKNIINLAGGESKMLEELNLAVKKGNYQWGLQLSDYLLQVASSKEKVTLQKIECLRGLAAQQINAPARNYYLSYANELKRQLSE; translated from the coding sequence ATGAAAAATCGCCCTATCAATTCAATTCTTTACACTTTTCTTGCACTATTGATGCTTTTGGTGAGCAGTTGTCAAACATCAAAAGATAATGTTGACGATCAGAAAGCAGAGCACCCCAATATCACAAAATTGAAGGAGCAGTCTAAAGAGTTTCAACCTGAAATCATTCAATTAAATGAGCATGTATATGTTGCTGTCGGATACGATGGTTCTAATACATCGATGATAATAGGAAAAGATGGAATCATTATTATCGATGCTCTTCGAGCGTTGGGAGCTGCTGAAATAGTGGCTAATAAGTTCAGAGAAATATCGGATAAACCTATCAAAGCATTAATCTATACACACGGTCATCAAGATCATACCGGTGGTGCTTCTGCATTTATTGGTGATACAAAAGGGGTAACGATTATTGCAAGAAATGGTTTTAAGGAAGAGCTACAGGAAAATTCACCAGTGAAACCCATTCTAAGAAAAAGGAATGCAAGACAATTTGGTAGGGACTTGCCAGAAGAGGATATTATCAATAGAGGAGTCACTGCTGGAGTTACCTCTAATGATAGAGTGGGGAAGGGTTATATACAGCCCAATCTAACGTTTGACGATTCGTTGAAGGTAACTTATGCAGGAATAGATTTACATATTTATGCTGTAAATGGTGAAACTAATGATGGCTTGTATGTATGGACTCCTTCTCAGACAACATTATTTGTTGGTGACAATTACTATCATGCTTTTCCAAATTTATATGCCATTCGAGGTTCTCAATATAGAGATGTACAAGCATGGGGGAAGGCCATAAAAGAGATGAATACTTTTCATGCAGACTATCTTGTTCCTGGACATACAAGACCATTAGCCGGTAGAGATAAGATTTATAAAAACTTACATAATTATGGGGAGGCGATCTTGTTTGTTTTTAATAAGACAATCGAATGCATGAATAAGGGGTATTCATTAGAACAAACAGTAGAGCATGTCCAACTTCCTGACTCATTAAAAAATAGTCCAAATCTTCAGGAGTTTTATGGTAGTGTACCTTGGGGTGTTCGATCTATTTTCACCCATTATGTTGGGTGGTTTGATGGAAACCCTACCCACTTATATCCTCTCTCATCTGTACAAGAAGCAAAGAACATAATAAATTTGGCTGGTGGAGAAAGTAAAATGTTAGAGGAATTAAACTTGGCAGTAAAGAAAGGAAATTACCAATGGGGATTACAACTTTCAGATTATCTACTGCAAGTAGCTTCTTCTAAAGAA
- a CDS encoding AraC family transcriptional regulator produces the protein MGIELIPLNDLIQRLKNTTDHNPYKPHKINFFMLYVITNGNGTHQVDLNKYELKRGSVLKIAKGQIHAFTEDQDYNGYCIVLTEDFLLRYFSASSIYAISHFYNYHISPPLVKDVPINDFFIEHFTKEFNQGNNYLKLDILAKILEIFLLRLERSVHSKTPLEANKKQFILFSEFKDLVDQEYAKTRNVKDYAKLLSISTKHLNTIVKEFTKNTAKSFIDQYVILEIKRTLLSSDISLKEVAFKVGFDEITNFTKFFKKHTGITPKDYK, from the coding sequence ATGGGAATAGAATTGATCCCTTTAAACGATCTCATTCAACGTTTAAAAAATACTACAGACCATAACCCTTATAAACCACATAAGATTAACTTTTTTATGCTATATGTCATTACAAATGGTAATGGTACGCATCAGGTTGATTTAAATAAATATGAACTGAAAAGAGGTAGCGTATTAAAAATTGCGAAAGGACAGATTCATGCATTTACAGAGGACCAAGATTACAACGGATATTGCATTGTACTCACTGAAGACTTTTTGTTGAGGTACTTTTCGGCATCCTCAATCTATGCTATTTCTCATTTTTACAATTATCATATTTCTCCTCCACTTGTTAAAGATGTGCCTATTAATGATTTTTTTATAGAGCATTTTACAAAAGAGTTTAACCAAGGTAATAATTATTTGAAGCTAGATATACTGGCTAAAATATTAGAGATCTTTTTGTTGAGGTTGGAAAGAAGTGTTCACAGTAAAACGCCGTTAGAAGCAAATAAAAAACAGTTTATTCTGTTTTCTGAGTTTAAAGATTTAGTGGATCAAGAATATGCCAAAACTAGGAATGTAAAAGATTATGCAAAATTACTTTCAATTTCTACAAAACACCTAAATACCATTGTAAAGGAGTTTACAAAAAATACAGCAAAGTCATTTATTGATCAGTATGTGATATTAGAAATTAAAAGAACCTTATTGAGTTCCGATATATCTTTAAAAGAAGTAGCCTTTAAAGTAGGCTTTGATGAAATCACCAACTTCACGAAGTTTTTCAAGAAACATACAGGAATTACACCAAAAGACTATAAGTAG
- a CDS encoding MarR family winged helix-turn-helix transcriptional regulator: MPKIEQELKVKFANHKHRFMTNLIYTSKWLETINTNYLKPFNISSQQYNVLRILRGNKDWMNMNDVKALLIDKTPNTTRLSNKLIEKNYIIRKRSQTDRRVVYLKITDEGLELLKQIDIIESKDPFDILHKFTDEEAQQFSDLLDRLRS; encoded by the coding sequence ATGCCTAAAATAGAACAAGAGTTAAAAGTGAAATTTGCAAATCATAAACACCGTTTTATGACCAACTTGATCTATACTTCAAAATGGCTGGAAACAATTAATACGAACTATTTAAAACCTTTCAATATATCATCACAACAGTATAATGTATTGAGAATATTACGTGGAAATAAAGATTGGATGAATATGAATGATGTGAAAGCATTATTAATAGACAAAACTCCCAATACAACACGTTTATCAAATAAGCTGATTGAAAAAAATTATATCATAAGAAAGAGAAGTCAAACAGATCGAAGAGTTGTATATCTTAAAATCACAGATGAAGGACTGGAGCTTTTGAAACAGATTGATATTATCGAAAGCAAAGATCCCTTCGACATTCTACATAAATTTACTGATGAAGAAGCACAGCAATTCAGTGATTTACTGGATAGGCTTAGAAGTTAA